In a single window of the Pirellulales bacterium genome:
- a CDS encoding winged helix-turn-helix domain-containing protein, which yields MKPKPAARRLSEDQCHQLCDILVAGLLAAGFDSDLWTCPRIAEVVRRKFGIAYHPDHLGRILHALGFS from the coding sequence TTGAAGCCCAAGCCCGCCGCGCGCCGCTTGTCGGAAGACCAATGCCACCAGCTCTGCGACATTCTCGTCGCCGGGCTGCTGGCTGCCGGCTTCGACAGCGACCTCTGGACCTGTCCGCGGATCGCCGAAGTCGTCCGCCGCAAGTTCGGCATCGCGTACCATCCGGACCACCTCGGCCGAATCTTGCATGCGCTGGGCTTCTCG